GAACGACTTTTTGCTTGGATTCAAAATTACAGAAAGTGTGTGGTTCGCAATGAGTATAAAGCACAGAATTACTTAGGGTTTGTACAGATTGCATGCGTATTAATCATGACAAAACATTTTTGAGATGGCTTCTAGTAATTCCGGTATAGAGTGTAGAAATTGTAATATTCGTCGTAATGTAAACGAAGTATTCATGAATCTTTATAAAAATCAATTGTGAATTTGCAGCCTTCAAATACCAGTCCCTCGTTCCTCGGGATTGACACGAATTGCATCAGGCGGGATTTTAAATCTAAGTACGTTCTTTAAAACAACCCGTTAATTACCGAATCCACTTTAGTTATCACTTTTCCAAGATCCTCTTTTTTCTCAGAAAAATTATTTTCATCAACATCAATGATGAGCAATTTACTGTTCTTCTTATATTGCACTTCATATTCAGATACCCATGCCTCATAACGCTCATTCAAACGTTTAAGGTAATCTATACGGATAGCACTTTCGTAATCACGGCCACGCTTTTGAATATTGTTAACCAGGGTAGAAACGGAAGCACGCAGGTATACCAACACATCGGGGGGGCTGATCAGCGACTCCATCAGCTTAAACAGCTGCAGATAGCTTTCAAAATCGCGGGTGGTCATCAAGCCCATTGAATGCAGGTTAGGAGCAAAAATGTAAGCATCTTCATAAATAGTACGATCCTGTATAATTGTCTTTTTATTCTTCCGCAGCTCCAGCACCTTGCTGAATCGATTCTGAAGAAAGAACACCTGCAGGTTAAACGACCATCTCTGCATATCATCATAAAAATCATTCAGGTAGGGATTATCATCGGCATCTTCGTAATGGGGCAACCAGCTGTAATGCTTAGCTAAAAGAGTTGTTAAAGTGGTTTTACCTGACCCGATGTTTCCTGCTATCGCTATATGCATTTCAAAAAAATTAGAAATTAAAAATTACTTTTTATTAAGCCCGTTAAAAATACGAAAACTCCCCACTTTGCAAAGCTTTGTTCAAAAATATTTTGAGGAAAATAATTCGGGATCGTTCTTTGCTTTTGTGAAATATTTATTTCACAGAATAAATTGCCAATGCACCCTTTTGAAGCAGATATAGTTTATCGTTTGCAAGCTTCACGGAAACCGCGGTTGAATCAGGCACAGCAGATCTGCCCTGCTCCAGTGTCTCCATATTGAAATTGTTCAGCTTACCATCCCGGTAATATATGATTTTGTCTTCCTGAAATTGGAATTCTGAAATATTTTTTAACGGTATGGTTTTAGAATAGGTACCAAAAGCATCAAACACCAGAATACCCACAGAAGGATCATTAACAAACAGCCGGTTATTGTATTGGACCATATAATCGGGTTTCAGATCAATACCCAATAATTGAGCCAGGTTGCCTGTCTGGCCCGCCACCTGCAGGTTCTGATCGAAACGGATCAATTCAAAATTCTGCTGGTTGTAGATCCATATCCCGCTGTTATGCGAAGAGCAAACCAATTGTGTTTGCGGATAACCAAGCGCTTCAATGGACACAGGGTCGCCATTTTGTGATAAAGTATTATCCAGAAAAACGATCTGCAAAAAATTACGGTAAAACAAAACAACTTTCATCGGGTTGCCGGCATCTACCGTTGTTATTTTACCGAGTGTTTTGTTACTGTATGATCTTAACGGGTTACCCTGTGGATCATACTTCTGGAGTACATCATTATTGAGCAAATAGATATTGGATAAATTATCAGTTGTAATAGATTCGCCTTTAACTGCAATCGTCCTGACAAGCACAATATTTGATTGCTGGAAAGCAACAAACAACAAGGATAAAACAATGATATTCCTTACTCTACTTTTCATTATTCATATTTAACAATTCTTCCATAAGTTTCCTATCGTTCGACAAACGCGGTATTTTATTCTGACCACCTAATTTATTATGCACCTTCATCCATTTATAAAACAAGTCGGCACCGGCTATATGAATTAACGGAGCCCGCAAAATAAAATTATTATACCGCTTTGCTTCATAATCTGAGTTCAGCGATTTTAAAGCATTATCAAGGACCTCTCCAAAATAACCAATATTTTCCGGTGGCTGTTCAAATTCAATGAGCCATTCGTGCAAACCACCCGTAATATCATTCATATAAGCCGGAGCGGCGGCATATTCTTTAATGACCGCCCCTGTTTTCTCACAGGCTATTTTAAGCGCGTTGTCGGCATTATCAATAATAAGTTCTTCACCAAATGCATTTATAAAATGTTTGGTGCGACCAGTAATTTTAAAACGATAAGGAATGAGCGATGTAAACTTTACAGTGTCCCCAAGTATATAGCGCCAGAGGCCCGCGTTGGTAGATATTACGACTGCGTAATTTTTATGAAGTTCTACTTCCGACAATGGTATCGCAACTGCTTCCTCACCCCACTCGTTCATTGGAATAAACTCGTAATAAATACCATAATCGAGCATCAACAATAACTCATCAGAATATGCCTGATCCTGTATCCCGAAAAATCCTTCAGATGCATTGTACAATTCGATATAGCTTACCGTATCTGAACCGAACAGGCGCTTAAATTGGTCCTTATACGGCGAAAAGTTAACTCCTCCATGAAAAAAAACTTCGAGGTTCGGCCATACTTCTGTAATACTGGCTTTGCCTTTAAGCTGAAGGATACGCTTAAGTAAAATTAAAAGCCAGGACGGAACGCCGGCAATACTTGTTACATTCTCGTCCATAGTGGCTCGTGCCATTTTATCAAGCTTCTTCTCCCATTCATCAATAAGTGCAATGGAAAGATCAGGCGCACGTAAAAATTCGGCCCACAGGGGCAGGTTCCGGATCACAATAGCTGAAAGGTCGCCGTGATAAGATTCGTGCTGACCATATTTATCAACCTGGTAAGAGCCCGCCAGCGCAAGATTCTTCCCGGTGAATAACTTTGTTTCGGGCCGGTTACTGCAATGTATCGCAACCATATCGCGGCCACCATTGTAATGACTCTCTTCAAGAGAGTTTTCGGTAACCGGAATGAATTTGCTTTTATCACTTGTAGTGCCTGAGGATTTCGCGAACCACCTGGTTTCACCCGGCCACAAAATATTTTGCTCTCCTCTGCGTGCTCTTTCTATAAAGGGTTTAATAGTATCATAATCCTGTAATGGAATGCGCTCATTGAATTGTCTGTAAGTTTCTAGTGTGGTATAATCATATTTCTTTCCCCACTCCGTACCCTTTGCCTGTTCAATAAGCCGCCTCAACCATTCCTCCTGCACATCATGCGGGTACTTCATAAACAGGGCAATCTGATGCATTCGTTTACGCATCCACCAGGATGCTATGGAGTTGAGAATTGGCAAGGTGAATTACAGATTAAAGATTACAAAATTAAGAATTATGATTTTTTAACGCTAAAGTATTTTTCTATTTCTTCGCAGGTTAATGCATTAAAACACATCTCTTTTGTAAGCATGCCTTTTCGTGCCACGCACACACCAAAATACATATCATGATAGCCCTGCTTTTCATGCGCGTCGGGATTAATAGAGATCTTAACGCCCTTTTCCAGGCAGTACCTTATCCATCGCCAGTCAATATCCAAACGGTAAGGATGTGAATTCAGTTCCATCACCACATTATTGGCAGCACATGCATCAATTATTTTTTTATGATCAACAGGGTAACCTGCCCGATATAATAGCAAGCGGCCTGTGGGATGACCAAGTATAGTGGTATAGGGATTCTCGATGGCCTTTATTAAACGTGAAGTTGCTTTGTCAATATCCATTTTAAAATTCTGGTGAATGGAGGCCACCACAAAATCAAATGTTTTTAAAACATCCTCTTTGTAATCAAGCGAGCCGTCATTTAATATATCGGATTCAATGCCTTTAAAAATTTTAAAGGGTGCTAATTGTATATTTAATTGCTCAATTTCCTTCTGCTGCTCAATTACCCGTTCAGGTTTAAGGCCGTTAGCATAAACGGCAGTCTGCGAGTGATCACAAATGCCTAAATATTCATACCCCAGTTCTTTACAATAAAGGGCCATGTCTTTTAATGTATTATATCCATCGCTGTAGGTTGAATGGTTGTGCAAAATGCCTTTCAGGTCAGCTACTTCAATTAATTTGAGGAGCCTGTTTTTCCTCGCCAGTTCAACTTCGTTCAAACCTTCACGCAGTTCCGGTTCTATGTATGGGAGGCCTAATGATGCATAAATCTTTTCTTCAGATACCGCTTTCAGCATAGGTTGAAAATCTGTGCTGCTGATATGTTCAGGTGTAGCTGTAGTTTTAAAAAGTGTAGAATAAAAATCATCCGGACTGCACGTAATAAGGTCGACGGAGATGCCCGGTGCATCTTTTACAACAGGTAATTCAATTTCACTTTCTGATCCAACTAAAATATCGACTTGTTCCAGCACCTCACACTTTCTGCGAATCGCTCCTGTTAATGAAACCAACTCCGTTTTGTATTTCTGTTTCAACAGGTCAACCAACTCATTTGCGTATTGCTCAACAGAAGCGTAATGAAATTTTCCCGCATTGGCCTGCTTGAATTCTATTGCCCTTTTAACAGCTTCCTGTGTTTTAGCTCCGAAACCTTTTAAAGCCACCAGGCGATTCTCATGGCATGCATAAAGCAGTTCGCCGGTGGATTCAATATTGAGTTCGTGCCAGAGCTGACCCACTTTTTTGGGACCGAGCCCTTTGATCGTAAGCATGTCAACAACACCAACAGGAGTAATACCCATCAATTGATTGAGCTCTTTTAACTCATTTGTTGTCTGCAGTTCGTGAATTTTATTTGCTATCCCTTTCCCGATCCCATCAATTTGCTCTAACTCATTGAGCGATGCACTTGCAAGGTCAACACCCACTTTGTCTAATTTAAAAACAGCGTTACTTATCGACTTCACCTTGAACGGATTCTCGTTGTGAAGCTCCATCAGCTTTGCTGTCAACTTAAGGGATTTGATAATTTCTTCTGTATTCACAAATCAACGAATAACGAATTTGTACGAATTTACGAATATATAGAATGAATATTCGTGCTAGCATTCGTAAATTCGTTTTTTATTCGTTATTCGTTGATGTTACAACGGGTCAACGTCAACATGTAATTTTACCTGCTTAAAAGCGGGTTGATTTTTAAAATCAACAAACACTTCATTTATTATTTTTTTTGCTGAAGTAATGGAAGTTTCTCGCTCAACTTTTATCATGATGGCTTTCAGGTACTCATTCCTAACCCTTGCTACTAAAGGAAATTCAGGCCCCAATACCCTTGATCCCAATTGCTCACGTAGTTTGCCGGCAACAAATTTAGCGCCTTCATTCAACACATCCATATCCTTAAACTTAAGTGTTATTTCAATTAACCGATAAAAGGGCGGGTAATTAAAATTTTTTCGGTCAAGCAATTGCGAGGTGTACATCGACAAATAATTATTATTCACCACATCATTTATAACAGCATGTCCGGGATTATAGGTTTGAATAATTACTTTGCCTCGCTTATCTTTTCTGCCAGCGCGCCCCGATACCTGGGCCATTAACTGGTAGCTTCGTTCAAATGAGCGAAAGTCGGGAAAATTGAGCATGCTGTCCGCATTCAATATGCCAACCAGCGCAACATTATCAAAGTCGAGTCCCTTCGTAACCATTTGCGTGCCCACAAGGATGTCAATATTCCTGTCTTCGAAATCAGAGATGATCTGCCGGTGCGCATATTTTGTTCGGGTTGTATCAAGATCCATTCGCGATACCCGTGCAGCGGGGAAATAGATACCCAACTCCTCCTCTATTTTTTCAGTACCAAAACCCTTGGTCTTTAAATTAGTGTCGCCGCAAGCTTCACACTTCGCCGGTACACTTATATTATAACCACAATAATGACAGCGTAGCTGGTTACCGGTTTTATGATACGTTAATGAAACATCACAATTCTTACACTGGGGAGTCCAGGCACAGGCGTTACATTCAATAACCGGCGAAAAACCCCTGCGGTTCTGAAATAGGATCACCTGCTCTTTATTTTTCAAAGCAAATTCAACACCTTCCAGAAGTTGTGGTGAGAAATGTGACTTCATCATTTTCTTCCTGGTTGCTTCTTTAATATCCACAAGTTGTATCTCCGGCATTTGTACCCCGCCGTGACGCTGAAACAATTCAACTAAACCATATTTACCTGTTTGCGTATTATAATAACTTTCGAGCGAAGGAGTTGCCGAACCGAGCAGCACTTTGGTTTTATGTACCTGTGCCAGGAAAATAGCGCTATCGCGTGCGTTGTAACGGGGTGCCGGATCGAATTGCTTATACGAGGTGTCGTGCTCTTCGTCAACAATTATCAAACCTAAATTTGAAAAGGGGAGAAAGAGAGATGAACGTGCTCCTAATATAAGGGACAAGGGACGAGGGGCGGGGGACGAGGGGCGTTTTCCAGTTTCTGACCTGTGACTTTCCTCTCTTTGTGTTTCTTCCCTCGCCCCTCGCCCCTCGTCCCCCGTTCCTCCTAAAACCTTATTCCATATCTCCACCCTTTCGTTCTCATTGAACTTAGAATGGTACACTCCCACTTTATCATCAAAAACATTTTGCAGGCGATTAATGATCTGCGTTGTTAAAGCAATTTCCGGCAAGAGATACAAAACCTGTTTGCCTTGCTTGAGTGTTTCTTCAATTAGTTTAATATATATCTCTGTTTTACCGCTTGATGTAACACCATGCAGCAATACGACATCTTTTGTTTCAAAGTGTTTCTTTATTTTGAATAATCCCTCTTCCTGTTCATCATTCAGTTTTTTTTGCGGTTGGCCATTTGATTTATTATTGATAAGACGCCCGACTTCAAACTCTTGCAGATCAAAAATATTTTTTTTGACAAGCGCCTTTAAAGCTGACTCCGTCCCTTCAACAACTTTAAGTAAGTCCGATTTCTTTACCCACTCTGTTGACTGGTCCTTTTCGTAAAGTCTGCTCAATTTGATGTAGGCCAGCATCACTTCCATTTGTTTTCCGGCTTTCTTCTCCAGTTTATCCAATACTTCCTTCAGCTTGCTTTCATTCCCCATTGCATCATTCAGCCTTACAAAGGCCTGAACACGGGGCTTATAGCGCTCCTTCAACTCTTCCTGCACTATAACGACCCTTTTTCCGAGCAGTGATTTTATAACGGGATAAACTGTTTTTTGTTCAAGTATTTCAGCGGCCTCATTCAGTGTAATTATACTCCTCAATTCCAAAGCCTCAACGATCAGATATTCTTTATCCGTCAGGTTTTCGTAATTTATTTTTTGCGCACCATCTATTGCAGGGTCCGATTCGGGATCAAGAATTATTTTAGTTTCACTCGACAACTTAAAACCTGATGGAAGCGCCGCGTTCATTACCTCACCTATGTTGCACATATAGTATGATGCCATCCAATCCCATAACTGCAGTTGCCGTTCGTTTACTATTGGCTTATCATCAAGTATGGAGTGAAGGTATTTAGCCTCGTATTGTTTTGGGGGAGCAGAATGAATATTACGCACAAGTGCAGTATACAACTTACTTTTCCCGAATTGCACCACTACACGCTGTCCGGCTTTAATCGCATCATTTAACTCATACGGAACCCTGTATGTATATAAGTTAGGAAGTGAAAGGGGTAAAATAACATCAACAAACCAAGTTGATCGTTCGGCCATATCTTGCTTATTAGAACTTTTGTGCCCGATAAAAATAGGAATAGTTCTTTGAAATTATTGATAGAAATAAGGTGTCGGGTACCTGCGGAAGAAAAAGAAGTCCTAAGGGAATATGTTATGATAAATTCATTGCCTTGATAATTCATAGCTGGTGTAATGAAAACACCTGCAATGATCGGCTTAATACTATTTTAATGTTCTGATTTTCAGTAATTTAAATACATATAACTGACTGTAATGCAACTTTTTTAATGATTGAAGTCTTTAATACAAAGCATCAACATCGAATGCCTTAAATTTAGTGATTTTTTGATATTTTTTTGTACATTTGAAATCTTATAATAATTATGAAAGCAAATACCCATAATAATACGTGCATCAAATTAAACCTCAACCCTATGAAAAACTTCAAACTTTTTCTTATCGCTGTCTTAACGGTAGCGTTATTTACGCAAACTCACAGTTTTGCGCAAACAAACTTAAGATCAACCGGTGTTATTCAGGTTAAAGCCGGTGATGCTTCTTCTATTGATTTTGGTGTACCAAAAGCTATCGGAAGAGCGGCAGCGGCAGAAGAATTTTCGGTGACTGCACTTAAAAAATCAATTGAGGCAGCTAAAACCGCTTCTCTTGCTTGCCCTACACCCACTTACGATTTTACACCGGGCAAAACGGTTAATTGTAATGCTGCCTGCGTTACTACCGATATTAGGGACTCCGCCTGGACCCCAGGTGCTATTGGCGAGTGGATGCAGCATGCAGCATTGATTGTTTTTCAAACTGATGCATTTAACGACACCCAGAATATATTTGAAATATGGTCGAACGGAACACTCATACTAAGAGTTGGAGCGTCTAATACCGGAACAGGCACACCATTACAATATTTTACATGGGCTGGTTGGTTTGGTAGCTCTATGAACAATAAGACAGGAAGAGTTTGGCTTTATGGCATTTGCCCTGCTGCGCTTGTTGAATTTAAAATGTTCGACTCGGGAAATAACAGCGCTGTTCCATGGTACATTTGGGATACCGCGACAAATACTGTTAAAGGTTCGGGAACATTTACCGGTGCCGGTGGCGGAACAGGTACATTTACAAACTGGGGTGGTTCTGCTACTTATACCTGCTTCTCTTCTACAGGCGTCCCTTGCGGAGCAGCATTTCTTCAATATTGCGGTGGCGTTGGATCCAATGCCCGTTTTTGTCCTACATCTGCTAAAGTTGGTAAATATGGCATTACTTACACCTGGAATAACACTTTATCTGGTGTGAATGCATGTACCGCTACTTTTACCGACACTATCGAAGTATTACCTATTTATAAAACAACGTGGACTCCCCCTGCAAGCTTATGCGCAACAAGCAGCAGCGTTAGTTTAACTTCCTATTTAGATG
The Bacteroidota bacterium DNA segment above includes these coding regions:
- a CDS encoding deoxynucleoside kinase; its protein translation is MHIAIAGNIGSGKTTLTTLLAKHYSWLPHYEDADDNPYLNDFYDDMQRWSFNLQVFFLQNRFSKVLELRKNKKTIIQDRTIYEDAYIFAPNLHSMGLMTTRDFESYLQLFKLMESLISPPDVLVYLRASVSTLVNNIQKRGRDYESAIRIDYLKRLNERYEAWVSEYEVQYKKNSKLLIIDVDENNFSEKKEDLGKVITKVDSVINGLF
- a CDS encoding GH3 auxin-responsive promoter family protein, with protein sequence MPILNSIASWWMRKRMHQIALFMKYPHDVQEEWLRRLIEQAKGTEWGKKYDYTTLETYRQFNERIPLQDYDTIKPFIERARRGEQNILWPGETRWFAKSSGTTSDKSKFIPVTENSLEESHYNGGRDMVAIHCSNRPETKLFTGKNLALAGSYQVDKYGQHESYHGDLSAIVIRNLPLWAEFLRAPDLSIALIDEWEKKLDKMARATMDENVTSIAGVPSWLLILLKRILQLKGKASITEVWPNLEVFFHGGVNFSPYKDQFKRLFGSDTVSYIELYNASEGFFGIQDQAYSDELLLMLDYGIYYEFIPMNEWGEEAVAIPLSEVELHKNYAVVISTNAGLWRYILGDTVKFTSLIPYRFKITGRTKHFINAFGEELIIDNADNALKIACEKTGAVIKEYAAAPAYMNDITGGLHEWLIEFEQPPENIGYFGEVLDNALKSLNSDYEAKRYNNFILRAPLIHIAGADLFYKWMKVHNKLGGQNKIPRLSNDRKLMEELLNMNNEK
- a CDS encoding DNA polymerase/3'-5' exonuclease PolX is translated as MNTEEIIKSLKLTAKLMELHNENPFKVKSISNAVFKLDKVGVDLASASLNELEQIDGIGKGIANKIHELQTTNELKELNQLMGITPVGVVDMLTIKGLGPKKVGQLWHELNIESTGELLYACHENRLVALKGFGAKTQEAVKRAIEFKQANAGKFHYASVEQYANELVDLLKQKYKTELVSLTGAIRRKCEVLEQVDILVGSESEIELPVVKDAPGISVDLITCSPDDFYSTLFKTTATPEHISSTDFQPMLKAVSEEKIYASLGLPYIEPELREGLNEVELARKNRLLKLIEVADLKGILHNHSTYSDGYNTLKDMALYCKELGYEYLGICDHSQTAVYANGLKPERVIEQQKEIEQLNIQLAPFKIFKGIESDILNDGSLDYKEDVLKTFDFVVASIHQNFKMDIDKATSRLIKAIENPYTTILGHPTGRLLLYRAGYPVDHKKIIDACAANNVVMELNSHPYRLDIDWRWIRYCLEKGVKISINPDAHEKQGYHDMYFGVCVARKGMLTKEMCFNALTCEEIEKYFSVKKS
- the priA gene encoding primosomal protein N', with translation MAERSTWFVDVILPLSLPNLYTYRVPYELNDAIKAGQRVVVQFGKSKLYTALVRNIHSAPPKQYEAKYLHSILDDKPIVNERQLQLWDWMASYYMCNIGEVMNAALPSGFKLSSETKIILDPESDPAIDGAQKINYENLTDKEYLIVEALELRSIITLNEAAEILEQKTVYPVIKSLLGKRVVIVQEELKERYKPRVQAFVRLNDAMGNESKLKEVLDKLEKKAGKQMEVMLAYIKLSRLYEKDQSTEWVKKSDLLKVVEGTESALKALVKKNIFDLQEFEVGRLINNKSNGQPQKKLNDEQEEGLFKIKKHFETKDVVLLHGVTSSGKTEIYIKLIEETLKQGKQVLYLLPEIALTTQIINRLQNVFDDKVGVYHSKFNENERVEIWNKVLGGTGDEGRGAREETQREESHRSETGKRPSSPAPRPLSLILGARSSLFLPFSNLGLIIVDEEHDTSYKQFDPAPRYNARDSAIFLAQVHKTKVLLGSATPSLESYYNTQTGKYGLVELFQRHGGVQMPEIQLVDIKEATRKKMMKSHFSPQLLEGVEFALKNKEQVILFQNRRGFSPVIECNACAWTPQCKNCDVSLTYHKTGNQLRCHYCGYNISVPAKCEACGDTNLKTKGFGTEKIEEELGIYFPAARVSRMDLDTTRTKYAHRQIISDFEDRNIDILVGTQMVTKGLDFDNVALVGILNADSMLNFPDFRSFERSYQLMAQVSGRAGRKDKRGKVIIQTYNPGHAVINDVVNNNYLSMYTSQLLDRKNFNYPPFYRLIEITLKFKDMDVLNEGAKFVAGKLREQLGSRVLGPEFPLVARVRNEYLKAIMIKVERETSITSAKKIINEVFVDFKNQPAFKQVKLHVDVDPL